AAGCCGTGGTGGCGAACTTCGAGCACTTCAAGGCGGGCAACGGTCGACAGGCCGTGCAGCTGACCCAGTACGAATCGGCGACGGCCGTCGATGAGGACACCGTCGAGATCACCCTCGCCCAGCCCGACCCCGCCTTCGAGTTCTACCTCAGCCAGGCGGCCGGACTGATGGCGAGCCCCGCGGCGATCGAGGCCGGAACGCTCGAAACCGATCCCGTCGGGACGGGTCCTTACCTTTACGACGCCGGCAGCTCGGTCCGCGACTCGCAGTCCGTCTTCACCGCGAAGGAGGATTACTGGAACCCCGACCTCCAGAAGTTCGACTCCGTCGAACTCCGCATCCTCGAAGACCTCTCCGCACGGGCGAACGCGATCGTCTCCGGCCAGGTCGACTGGACCACGCTCGACGCGCGGACGGCCGATCAGGCAGAGGGGGCGGGAATGCAGATCATTCCCGACTACCAGGTCGACTGGACGGGTGTGACGTTCTTCGATCGTGACGGCGCCATCAACCCCGTCCTCGCCGACGTCCGCGTGCGGCAGGCGATCAACTACGCCGTCGATCGCGAGACCCTCCTCGAGCAGCTGCAGCTCGGACGTGGCACCGCGACGAGCCAGGTGTTCGGGCCGGAAAGCGGCGCGTTCGTCGACGACCTCGAGGATTACTACACCTACGACCCGGACATGGCGCGGGAGCTCCTCGCCGAGGCGGGCTACGAGGACGGACTGGAGATCACCCTGCCCGTCATCGACGGGTTCGCCACGCAGATCACGGCGATCGCCCAGCAGCTGAGCGAAGTGGGGATCACGGTCAATCAGGTCAGCGCCGTTCCCGCGGATTACGTCGCAGACGCCGTGCAGCGGAAGTTCGAAGCCTTCAACTTCAACCTGTTCCAGGGCGAGGCGTGGGTCGCGATCAACCAGATCATCGCACCGACGGCGACCTACAACCCCTTCCAGACGACGGCGCCGGAGCTGGAGGAACTGATCCCGGTCGTCCAGGAGGGTGGCGAGGGCAGCGAGGCTGCGGCACAGGACATCAACCGATACGTCACCGAGAACGCCTGGTTCCTGCCCCTCTACCGCATCGATCAGATCAGCGTCTACGACCCCGAGACCATCACCGTCGAGGCGCAGATCCAGTCCGCGATGCCGTCGCTGTACAACTTCGCTCCGGCGGAGTAGAAGACCGCACGCCGACCGGGCGGGGGTGGCGAGCACGCGTGGTGCCGCCACCCCCACCCACAACCGGAGATTCTCATGCTCACTTTCACGTTGCGGCGGCTCGCATCCGGGATCGGGCTGCTCATCGTCATCTCGGCGCTGGCATACACCCTGCTCTTCTTCTCGAGCTCGAGCATCGCCCGCAACATCCTGGGCGATCAGGCGACTCCCGAGCAGATCGCCCTCAAAGAGGCTGAACTGGGCCTCGACCAGCCGCTCCTCGTCCGCTACCTCGGCTGGGTCGGGGCGGCATTGCAGGGGGATCTCGGCCGCTCCTGGTTCAACGGCGAGCCGGTGACCGAGACGATCCAGAGTCGGCTTCCCGTCACCCTCGTCCTGATGATCGTCTCGATCGTCCTGGTCGCCGTCTTCGCGGCCGTCCTCGGGGTCCTTGCCGCGGTGCGCCGTGGCTGGGTGGATCAGACGGTTCAGGTCGGCGCCGTCATCGGCGACGCCATTCCCGGCTTCGTGCTGGCCATCTTCCTCGTCACCATCTTCGCGGTGAACCTCGGTTGGTTCCCGGCCGTGGCGACGATCCGTCCGGGAGCCGGGGCTGAGGCGTGGATCGTGTCGCTCACGCTCCCGGTCATCGCCATCGTGGTCAACTACGTGACCTCGAGTGCTCAGCAGATCCGAAGCGCAGTGATCAAAGAACTCGAGAAGGACTACGTGCGCACCCTCCGCAGCCGCGGCCTGAGCGAGCGCGAGATCGTGCTCAAGAACGTTCTCCGCAGTGCGGCACCGGCGGGCCTGACCGTCCTCAGCCTGCAGTTCATCGGACTTCTCGGCGGCGTGATCATCCTCGAACAGGTCTTCGCGATCCCCGGCATCGGGGCGCTGGCGGTCAACGCGACGGTTCTCAGCGACATCCCGCTCGTCATGGGCGTGGTGATCATCACGGTCGTGATCGTGATGATCGTCAATCTGCTCGTGGACATCGCGCAAGGCGCCCTCAACCCGAAGGTTCGGCTCTCATGACCAGTGTCATCAAGACCCCGTCCGTGACCACGCGGCCTCGGCGGGGCACTTTCCGCCGGATGCTCCGCAATCCGTTGGGCGTCGTCTCGCTCGCCCTGCTCACGATCATCGTCCTCGCGGCGGCGTTCGCGCCGTTGATCGCGCCATTCGACCCCACCTTCGCCGATGTCGGCAACACCCTTGCCGACCCCGGTGGGCAAACCCTCCTCGGAACGGACAGCGCCGGCCGCGACGTGTTCTCGCGATTGGTCTACGGGACCCGGCTGACGCTGCTGTCCGCCCTACTTTGCGCGGCCGTCGCCATCGCGATCGGATTGCCCGCAGGACTCATCGCGGGCTTCTACGGCGGAGCGTTCGACAGCACGTCCAGCTGGTTCTCGAACATGCTCATGGCCCTCCCCGCCATCGTCATCCTGCTCTCGGTGCGTGCTGCACTCGGTCCGTCGGCGTGGTACGCGATGATCGCCTTCGGCATCCTCATCAGCCCCTCCTACTACCGCCTCACCCGCACCGCCGTGCAGTCGGTGCGCAACGAGCTGTACGTGGATGCGGCGCGCGTCGTCGGCTTGAGCGATGCGCGCATCATCTCGCGGCACGTGCTTTCCGTCGTACGGGCGCCCCTGATCATCCAGACCGCACTGATCTGCGGCGTCGCGATCGCCGTGCAGAGCGGTCTGCAGTTCCTGGGCCTCGGCGATCCCACCGAGGTGTCCTGGGGCGCGATGCTCAACGACGGCTTCACCAACATCTACATCCAACCGATGCTGATGCTCTGGCCGGCCCTGGCGATCGGCATCACCATCGGCACTCTCGTGCTGCTCGGCAATGCGGTCCGCGATGCCCTCGAAGACCGCCGCACGCTCACCGCGCCACGCCGTCCGCGGCCCACCAGCCCTGATCTCCCGGTACGGGCGCCCGCCGTGATCGACGATGCCGACGCGATCCTCCAGGTCGCCGACCTCAGCGTCGGGTACCCCAATGCCGATGGCGAGTACAGCAGGGTCGTCCGCGACGTCTCGCTCACCATCCGCCCTGGCGAGGTGCTGGGCCTGGTCGGGGAGTCTGGATCGGGGAAGTCGCAGACCGCGTTCTCGATCCTCGGTCTGCTGCCGCGCAACGCCCGCATCCTGTCGGGATCGATCCGGTTCGAGGAATCCGTCCTCGTCCGCGACGGCGAGGTCGACACGAAAGCGGTCCTCGGCATCCGCGGGCGCCGCATCGCGTACATCCCTCAAGAACCGATGTCGAACCTCGACCCGGCGTTCACCATCGGGCACCAGCTGACCCGTCCCATGGTGAAGCTGCTCGGGATCTCGAAGAAGGAGGCGGCCGAACGCGCGCGCAGCCTGCTGCAGAAGGTGGGCATCGACGATCCCGACCGCGTCATGAAGGGATACGCGCACGAGATCTCGGGCGGGATGGCACAGCGGGTCTTGATCGCGGGGGCTCTCACCTGCGAACCCGATCTCATCATCGCCGATGAGCCGACCACGGCGCTGGACGTGACGGTGCAGGCCGAGGTGCTCGATGTGATCCGGAAGATGCAGCGTGAACTGGGCGTCGCCGTGCTTCTCGTCACTCACAACATCGGGGTCATCGCCGACATCGCCGACCGCGTCGCGGTGATGCGCGAAGGCGAGATCGTCGAGACCGGGCGGGTCGAGGAGATCCTCGAAAACCCCGCGCATCCCTACACCCAGACGCTCATGGCGAGCATGCTCGTCGGCAAGCCACCGCTGACGCCTCTCGGACTCTCCGGGACGACGACAGCGGGCGTAGACCGCAGTCGAGAGGACGCAGACGAGCTCGCACTCGATCAGGCCGATATGCAGCAACCGCTGTCGTCGGCAGCCGAGACCATCCTCCGAGAGGACATCTGATGAGCGATCTGCTGGACGTCCGCGATCTGGTCGTGGAGTACAAGCCGAAGAAGTTCCGCGCCAAACCCCATCGCGCCCTCCACGGCGTCTCGTTGCACGTGGCCGAGGGCCGCACCCTCGGGCTGGTCGGCGAATCCGGTTCGGGCAAGACGACGATCGGTCGAGCGATCCTGGGCCTCGCACCCATCGCCTCCGGCACGATCTCCTTCGACGGCAAGGACATCACGCGGATCGATCGGCGCGAACGTCGCGCGTTCAGCGGCGACCTCCAGGTGATCTTCCAAGACCCCTACACCTCACTCAATCCGGCGATGGTGGTCGGCGACATCCTCGCCGAGCCCCTCGGCGTCCGAGGAATCTCCCGCGACGCAGCACGTCAACGTGTGGTGGCGCTGCTCGATCGGGTCGGACTGCCCTCCAACGCGATCGACCGCCAGCCGTACGAGTTCTCGGGCGGTCAGCGCCAGCGCATCGCGATCGCCCGCGCGCTGGCCCTCGACCCGAAGCTGATCGTGTGCGACGAACCCGTCAGCGCCCTCGACCTGACCACGCAGGCCCGCGTCCTGGACCTGCTGCTCGAGATCCAGAAGGACACGGGCGTGGCCTACCTGTTCATCTCCCACGATCTGGACGTCGTCCACCACGTCAGTCATGACGTCGCCGTGCTGTACAAGGGCGAGATCGTCGAGAACGGACCCGCGGCCGAGGTCACCAGGACGCCGGTGCACCCCTACACCCGACAGCTGCTGCTGGCCTCGCCCGTTCCCAACCCCGCCGAGCAGCGCGCCCGCCGCGAGCAGCGCCTGGCTCTCAAAGCATCGCTCGACGCGGCCTGACCCGCACTCCAGAAAGAGAAACCGTGCTCAAGCCCCTTTCGACCATCACCCGCGAACAGATCGTCCTGGACGGACTGTGGTTGTTCGCCCTCGACGACGACGCACGGCCCGAGCCGTGGACGACCACGCTCGACACTCCTCTCGAGGCGCCGGTGCCCGCCAGTTACAACGACGTCTTCGCAGACCAGGAGATCCACGATCATGTGGGGTGGGTCTGGTACCAGCGCACCGTCCGCGTCCCCCGGGGGTGGGGCGGCGAGCGGGTGATCCTGCGCGTTGACGCCGCGACCCACGAGGGTGTCGTCTACGTCGGCGACAAGCGCGTCGCACACCACGTCGGGGGGTACACACCCTTCGAAGCGGACGTCACCGATATCGCCCCTGCCGGAGAAGAGGTGCGGATCACGATCGGCGTCAACAACGAGCTGACCAACGAGACGATTCCGCCCGGGACCATCGAGGTCTCCGAAACCGGACGGCGCAAGCAGCGCTACCGCCACGACTTCTACAACTACGCCGGCCTCGCCCGATCGGTCAGGCTCTACGCCGTGCCCGAGGTCCGGGTGGCCGACGTGACGGTCGTGACGGATGTCGCGGGCACGACCGGCGTCGTCGAGTACGAGGTCACCGTGGCGGGCGCCGAGGATGTCGAGGTTCGCGTCGATCTGCGCGATAAGGACGGGCGCACGGTTGGCACCGGCGTCGGGGCACGCGGGCGTCTGGAGGTCGCCGACGCGCGGCTGTGGCAGCCCGGGGAGGGGTATCTCCACACGCTGGTCGTCGACGTCGTCGAGGGCGACGAGCTGCGCGACCGCTACGACCTGCCCATCGGCATTCGCTCGGTACGGGTCGAGGGTGCACGCTTCCTCATCAACGGTGAGCCGTTCCACTTCCGCGGCTTCGGCAAGCACGAAGACAGTGCGATCCGCGGGCGCGGTTTCGACAACGCCCTCATGGTGCACGACTTCGCGCTGATGGGATGGATGGGCGCGAACTCGTTCCGCACCTCGCACTACCCCTACGCCGAAGAGTTCCTCGACTACGCCGACCGCCACGGCATCGTCGTGATCGATGAGACCGCCGCCGTCGGCCTGAATCTCGGACTCGGCGGCGGATTCCACGGCGCGGTCACCCAGGCGTCCTTCTCGCCGACGATGTTCAACGACCGCACCCGCGAGGCGCATGCCCGCGGCATCCGCGAATTGATCGCCCGCGACAAGAACCACCCCTCGGTCGTGATGTGGTCGATCGCGAACGAGCCCGAGTCCGTCGAGGAGGGCGCGCGGTCGTACTTCGAGCCGCTGGTCTCCCTGGCGCGTGAGCTCGATCCGTCACGGCCCCTCACGTACGCCAACGAATACCGGGGTCAGTTCCACAATGACCGTCTCGCCGACCTCTTCGACGTCATCTGCCTCAACCGCTACTACGGCTGGTACAACGAAACGGCCGATCTCGAGCTCGCCGCGAAGCGTCTGGAATCCGAGCTGCGCGGCTGGGAGTCGACGTTCGGCAAGCCGATCATCATCACCGAGTACGGCGCGGACACCCTCGCGGGACTGCATGCGGTGGGGGTGCAGGCCTGGAGCGAGGAATTCCAGGTCGCTCTGCTGCGCACGTACCACGAGGTCTTCGACCGTGTCGACGCGGTGATCGGCGAGCACGTGTGGAACTTCGCCGACTTCCAGACCTCGCAGGGCGTGATCCGGGTCGACGGGAACAAGAAGGGCGTCTTCACGCGCGATCGGCGCCCCAAGGCGGCCGCCCACGAGCTGCGGGCCCGCTGGCTCGCTGCCGCCACCGACTGACGCCATCGACAGACATCGCAAGGACATCACCGTGACCCTCACCTCCGTCAGCACAGGACGGTTGCTCCCCTCCGACCCGGCGACCCGCCGGGTCGCGGAGGAGCTGTATCGGCTGATGGCCGATCTGCCGATCCTGTCGCCTCACGGCCACGTCGACCCCGGGATGCTCGCGACGGATCGTCCGTTCCGCGATCCGGCGACGCTGCTCATCCGCGACGACCACTACGTCACCCGGCTGCTGCACGCCGATGGGGTGGACCTCGCGTCCCTCGCGATCGGGCAGGAGGAGATCTCGGACTCCGAAGCGCGGGAGATCTGGCGCCTCTTCTGCGAGCGGTGGCACCTGTTCGCGGGGACGGCCTCGGGCTACTGGTTGCGCAGCACCCTGGAGGACGTCTTCGGGATGGAGCGACTGCCGGGCGACGGCGACCCGGATACGCTCTTCGACGCGCTGAGCGAAGCCCTGTCGGCCGATGACATGCGCCCTCGAGCGCTCCTCGAGCGCTTCGACATCGAGGTTCTCGCGACCACCGACGATCCTCTGGATCCGCTGCACGCCCACCAGGCCCTGGCTGCCGACCCCGACGTGCGCACCGTGGTGCGCCCGACCTTCCGTCCCGACGCGTACCTCGACCCGACAGGAGCGGGCTGGAACGACCGCGTCGAACGGCTCGTCGCCACGGTCGATCGGGACGGTTACCAGGGCTACCTCGACGGTCTGCGCGAGAGCCGCCGTCGATTCGTCGCTCAGGGTGCGACCTCCGCGGACTTCGGAGTCCTCTCGGCGGTGACCGCCGAGATCGATCCGTCTCACGCGGCCGCCCTCTTCGATCGCGCACGCAAGGGGGAGCTCTCCTCAGGCGAGGCCGAACTGTTCCGCGCACACATGCTGTTCGAGTCCGCGCGGATGTCGACCGAGGACGGCCTGGTGATGACCATCCACGCCGGCGTCTTCCGCAACCATCACTCGCCGACGTTCGACGCCTTCGGTCCCGACCGGGGGCACGACCTCCCGGTCGCCACCAGGTTCGTCGAACCACTGCGTCCGCTGCTGCAGCGCTTCGGCACAGCGGAGGGGTTCCACCTCGTCCTGTTCACGGTGGACGAGACGACGTTCTCCCGTGAACTCGCACCTCTCGCCGGGTTCTATCCCTCGGTCTTCATCGGGGCACCCTGGTGGTTCCTCGACGCCCCCGACAGCGCCGCGCGGTTCCGCGCGGCCACCGTGGAGACGGCCGGGTTCTACCGCGGCTCGGGCTTCATCGACGACACCCGCGCGTTCCTGTCCATTCCGGCACGTCACGACATGGCCCGGCGCACCGACGCCGCCTACCTCGCACGGCTCGTCTCCGAGCAACGCCTGCGCATCGCCGAGGCGGAGCGCATCGCCGTCGACCTGCACGACGCGATCCCGCGACGGGCGTTCAAGCTGTGACCACCGTGCCGTCTCCATCGCGGCCGACCTCCGAACCCCTCGTCCTCACCTCGACGACCCTGGGGCAGGTCACCGGTGAGGTCGTGGCCCGCCCGCCGGTGCGCCTCCTGCACCTCGGGCTCGGGGCGTTCCATCGCTCGCACCAGCTGTGGCACACCGCGGCGTCCGATCCTGACAACGCCTGGGGCTACGCCTCGTTCACCGGCCGCAGTTCCACCGCCGCCGACG
The Microbacterium sp. SLBN-154 DNA segment above includes these coding regions:
- the uxaC gene encoding glucuronate isomerase → MTLTSVSTGRLLPSDPATRRVAEELYRLMADLPILSPHGHVDPGMLATDRPFRDPATLLIRDDHYVTRLLHADGVDLASLAIGQEEISDSEAREIWRLFCERWHLFAGTASGYWLRSTLEDVFGMERLPGDGDPDTLFDALSEALSADDMRPRALLERFDIEVLATTDDPLDPLHAHQALAADPDVRTVVRPTFRPDAYLDPTGAGWNDRVERLVATVDRDGYQGYLDGLRESRRRFVAQGATSADFGVLSAVTAEIDPSHAAALFDRARKGELSSGEAELFRAHMLFESARMSTEDGLVMTIHAGVFRNHHSPTFDAFGPDRGHDLPVATRFVEPLRPLLQRFGTAEGFHLVLFTVDETTFSRELAPLAGFYPSVFIGAPWWFLDAPDSAARFRAATVETAGFYRGSGFIDDTRAFLSIPARHDMARRTDAAYLARLVSEQRLRIAEAERIAVDLHDAIPRRAFKL
- a CDS encoding ABC transporter permease, whose amino-acid sequence is MLTFTLRRLASGIGLLIVISALAYTLLFFSSSSIARNILGDQATPEQIALKEAELGLDQPLLVRYLGWVGAALQGDLGRSWFNGEPVTETIQSRLPVTLVLMIVSIVLVAVFAAVLGVLAAVRRGWVDQTVQVGAVIGDAIPGFVLAIFLVTIFAVNLGWFPAVATIRPGAGAEAWIVSLTLPVIAIVVNYVTSSAQQIRSAVIKELEKDYVRTLRSRGLSEREIVLKNVLRSAAPAGLTVLSLQFIGLLGGVIILEQVFAIPGIGALAVNATVLSDIPLVMGVVIITVVIVMIVNLLVDIAQGALNPKVRLS
- a CDS encoding ATP-binding cassette domain-containing protein encodes the protein MSDLLDVRDLVVEYKPKKFRAKPHRALHGVSLHVAEGRTLGLVGESGSGKTTIGRAILGLAPIASGTISFDGKDITRIDRRERRAFSGDLQVIFQDPYTSLNPAMVVGDILAEPLGVRGISRDAARQRVVALLDRVGLPSNAIDRQPYEFSGGQRQRIAIARALALDPKLIVCDEPVSALDLTTQARVLDLLLEIQKDTGVAYLFISHDLDVVHHVSHDVAVLYKGEIVENGPAAEVTRTPVHPYTRQLLLASPVPNPAEQRARREQRLALKASLDAA
- the uidA gene encoding beta-glucuronidase — translated: MLKPLSTITREQIVLDGLWLFALDDDARPEPWTTTLDTPLEAPVPASYNDVFADQEIHDHVGWVWYQRTVRVPRGWGGERVILRVDAATHEGVVYVGDKRVAHHVGGYTPFEADVTDIAPAGEEVRITIGVNNELTNETIPPGTIEVSETGRRKQRYRHDFYNYAGLARSVRLYAVPEVRVADVTVVTDVAGTTGVVEYEVTVAGAEDVEVRVDLRDKDGRTVGTGVGARGRLEVADARLWQPGEGYLHTLVVDVVEGDELRDRYDLPIGIRSVRVEGARFLINGEPFHFRGFGKHEDSAIRGRGFDNALMVHDFALMGWMGANSFRTSHYPYAEEFLDYADRHGIVVIDETAAVGLNLGLGGGFHGAVTQASFSPTMFNDRTREAHARGIRELIARDKNHPSVVMWSIANEPESVEEGARSYFEPLVSLARELDPSRPLTYANEYRGQFHNDRLADLFDVICLNRYYGWYNETADLELAAKRLESELRGWESTFGKPIIITEYGADTLAGLHAVGVQAWSEEFQVALLRTYHEVFDRVDAVIGEHVWNFADFQTSQGVIRVDGNKKGVFTRDRRPKAAAHELRARWLAAATD
- a CDS encoding dipeptide/oligopeptide/nickel ABC transporter permease/ATP-binding protein; translated protein: MTSVIKTPSVTTRPRRGTFRRMLRNPLGVVSLALLTIIVLAAAFAPLIAPFDPTFADVGNTLADPGGQTLLGTDSAGRDVFSRLVYGTRLTLLSALLCAAVAIAIGLPAGLIAGFYGGAFDSTSSWFSNMLMALPAIVILLSVRAALGPSAWYAMIAFGILISPSYYRLTRTAVQSVRNELYVDAARVVGLSDARIISRHVLSVVRAPLIIQTALICGVAIAVQSGLQFLGLGDPTEVSWGAMLNDGFTNIYIQPMLMLWPALAIGITIGTLVLLGNAVRDALEDRRTLTAPRRPRPTSPDLPVRAPAVIDDADAILQVADLSVGYPNADGEYSRVVRDVSLTIRPGEVLGLVGESGSGKSQTAFSILGLLPRNARILSGSIRFEESVLVRDGEVDTKAVLGIRGRRIAYIPQEPMSNLDPAFTIGHQLTRPMVKLLGISKKEAAERARSLLQKVGIDDPDRVMKGYAHEISGGMAQRVLIAGALTCEPDLIIADEPTTALDVTVQAEVLDVIRKMQRELGVAVLLVTHNIGVIADIADRVAVMREGEIVETGRVEEILENPAHPYTQTLMASMLVGKPPLTPLGLSGTTTAGVDRSREDADELALDQADMQQPLSSAAETILREDI
- a CDS encoding ABC transporter substrate-binding protein yields the protein MKSTTKLIGALAAGALLLSGCSAGGSDAGSGTSDGGDDATRGGTLTLGQLGDVVSWDPSQAHVGHQFVPYQLVYDTLVLREPDGELSPMLATEWSYNDDRTVLTLELRDDVEFSDGEPFDAEAVVANFEHFKAGNGRQAVQLTQYESATAVDEDTVEITLAQPDPAFEFYLSQAAGLMASPAAIEAGTLETDPVGTGPYLYDAGSSVRDSQSVFTAKEDYWNPDLQKFDSVELRILEDLSARANAIVSGQVDWTTLDARTADQAEGAGMQIIPDYQVDWTGVTFFDRDGAINPVLADVRVRQAINYAVDRETLLEQLQLGRGTATSQVFGPESGAFVDDLEDYYTYDPDMARELLAEAGYEDGLEITLPVIDGFATQITAIAQQLSEVGITVNQVSAVPADYVADAVQRKFEAFNFNLFQGEAWVAINQIIAPTATYNPFQTTAPELEELIPVVQEGGEGSEAAAQDINRYVTENAWFLPLYRIDQISVYDPETITVEAQIQSAMPSLYNFAPAE